A region of Methanomicrobium sp. W14 DNA encodes the following proteins:
- a CDS encoding 5,10-methylenetetrahydromethanopterin reductase: MSYGIEFVPGNISVKEVVKYCKLAEQKDIDFAWITNHYNNRHCYPTLAAIAQATDNIKMGPGIMNTFTDTPAAIASFMCTLNEISEGRAALGIGPGDLSTLPKLAIHAEKPVARLKEGVQQIKALCAGEEIKKTGKMQFFDYDGAKLTGVQLPPKKKQIPVYIGAQGPKMLELAGEIGEGALINASNAKDFEVAIPIIKAACDKIDEKKFKKFDVGAYTAMSIDQSEKKARNAAKIVAAFIAAGSPPALLERHGLDASNVAKIKDALARFDFGAVGGLVGDGEIDAFTIAGTPEMVKDKCENLLKSGVTQIIFGSPLGPNMTNSIRLLGKYII; this comes from the coding sequence TTGAGTTATGGAATAGAATTTGTGCCAGGAAATATTTCCGTAAAGGAAGTAGTAAAATACTGTAAACTTGCAGAGCAGAAAGATATCGACTTTGCATGGATTACAAACCATTATAACAACCGTCACTGCTACCCGACACTTGCAGCAATCGCGCAGGCAACGGACAACATCAAGATGGGTCCGGGTATAATGAATACATTTACAGATACCCCTGCAGCAATTGCATCGTTTATGTGCACTCTCAATGAAATATCGGAAGGACGTGCAGCACTTGGTATCGGCCCGGGAGACCTTTCAACACTTCCAAAGCTTGCAATTCATGCTGAAAAGCCTGTTGCACGCTTAAAAGAGGGTGTCCAGCAGATAAAGGCACTCTGTGCAGGTGAGGAAATAAAGAAGACCGGAAAGATGCAGTTCTTTGACTACGACGGTGCAAAACTTACAGGTGTCCAGCTTCCGCCAAAGAAGAAGCAGATCCCGGTATATATTGGTGCACAGGGTCCAAAGATGCTTGAGCTCGCAGGAGAAATTGGAGAAGGAGCACTTATCAACGCATCAAACGCAAAAGACTTCGAAGTTGCAATCCCGATAATCAAAGCAGCATGTGACAAAATCGACGAGAAGAAATTTAAGAAGTTCGATGTCGGTGCATACACTGCAATGTCAATCGATCAGAGCGAGAAAAAGGCACGCAATGCAGCAAAGATTGTTGCAGCATTCATAGCGGCAGGTTCACCACCGGCACTTCTTGAGCGCCACGGTCTTGACGCTTCAAATGTGGCAAAGATTAAAGATGCACTTGCACGCTTTGACTTTGGAGCTGTCGGAGGTCTTGTCGGCGACGGTGAAATCGATGCATTCACAATTGCAGGAACACCTGAAATGGTTAAAGATAAATGTGAAAACCTGTTGAAATCCGGTGTCACACAGATTATCTTCGGCTCACCGCTCGGACCAAACATGACCAACTCAATCCGTCTCCTCGGAAAATACATTATCTGA
- a CDS encoding adenosylcobinamide amidohydrolase codes for MTDNGEQNCNERLKLIFETNSKEKVYRCSNSIVVKLPSHRNSLTISSLNGGYREDLEAVYNHQPKPCQNLKGCCDLEGKSLHEYLSVTAERLGLNPKKTSGMMTAANMKNAAVSNKSFRDIDVTAVVTAGIEVNATRAGDPASFYEEDGLFEQVCGTIITILIINANLSESTLAQAVMTATEAKTVAVQQLMAPSRYSDGIATGSGTDQISVISNMESRSRVTNAGKHSKLGELIGKCVIEATTQALEKQTGLCPESQRDMLLRLERFKLDEKDFWSTASAMPGENKKALFIKNLREFSKNPVIVALTASILHILDEINWGLIPELSGKYAAISVMETFPKIAALKDNKTPEGILDERYSITENLMRITSWCLKSGQRTTGEQ; via the coding sequence TTGACGGATAATGGAGAACAAAATTGCAATGAAAGATTAAAGCTCATTTTTGAGACGAATTCAAAAGAAAAGGTATACCGATGCAGCAACTCGATTGTGGTAAAACTTCCTTCACACAGAAATTCACTGACAATATCCTCACTTAACGGTGGATACAGGGAAGATCTCGAGGCTGTCTACAACCACCAGCCAAAACCATGCCAGAACCTTAAGGGCTGCTGTGATCTTGAAGGAAAAAGTCTTCACGAATATTTGTCCGTTACGGCAGAAAGGCTCGGACTAAATCCAAAAAAAACATCAGGCATGATGACAGCCGCAAATATGAAAAATGCAGCTGTATCAAACAAAAGTTTCAGGGATATTGACGTGACTGCTGTTGTTACGGCAGGAATCGAGGTAAATGCCACAAGGGCCGGAGACCCTGCATCCTTTTATGAGGAAGACGGTTTGTTCGAACAGGTCTGCGGGACGATAATTACTATACTTATAATAAATGCAAACCTTTCAGAGAGTACTCTTGCGCAGGCTGTTATGACTGCAACCGAGGCAAAAACTGTTGCTGTACAGCAGCTGATGGCACCGAGCAGGTATTCGGACGGTATAGCTACAGGTTCGGGGACAGACCAGATATCTGTCATTTCAAACATGGAGAGCAGAAGCCGTGTCACAAACGCAGGAAAACACTCCAAATTAGGTGAACTGATTGGAAAATGCGTAATAGAGGCAACAACACAGGCTCTTGAAAAACAGACGGGACTGTGCCCGGAATCCCAGCGGGATATGCTTTTAAGGCTTGAAAGATTTAAATTAGATGAAAAGGACTTCTGGAGTACTGCTTCTGCTATGCCCGGTGAAAACAAAAAGGCGCTTTTTATCAAAAATTTGAGAGAATTTTCAAAAAATCCCGTGATTGTAGCACTTACAGCCTCTATACTTCATATTCTGGACGAAATCAACTGGGGACTTATTCCGGAACTTTCAGGGAAATATGCCGCGATATCCGTTATGGAGACATTTCCAAAAATTGCGGCCCTGAAAGACAACAAAACTCCGGAAGGCATACTTGACGAAAGATATTCCATAACTGAAAATCTCATGAGAATTACGTCGTGGTGCTTAAAATCAGGACAAAGAACAACGGGTGAACAATAA
- a CDS encoding sirohydrochlorin cobaltochelatase — MKGHGNKPESHGAVLVVAMGTTRRDGRHVVEKCMELAKKAYPKAEVDFAFNSETVRLVLKEGGEDVLSPLAAMTRLLDKGHSQIVVLPVYLTPGANYHELYRIITSLNDLAGAHGAIGFDGILVARPLLMKTRDYFETAEAINTIYGKSLAGDEAAVLVAPTSEGGSDTALCQLQMVSDDVCRTGKIIIGAVGGYPGIEKTEKRLEHIGAKKVTLIPLSIVSGIHASIEISGDQNPDSWKKALEAKGFIVSADEKSLGEHNEIINLFSERLQDAAKSHGFLK, encoded by the coding sequence ATGAAGGGACACGGAAATAAACCGGAAAGCCATGGGGCAGTACTTGTGGTCGCAATGGGGACTACAAGAAGAGATGGAAGACATGTTGTTGAAAAATGCATGGAACTTGCAAAGAAGGCTTACCCGAAAGCTGAAGTGGATTTTGCTTTCAACTCGGAAACGGTAAGACTTGTCTTGAAAGAAGGCGGCGAAGATGTACTTAGCCCCCTTGCAGCGATGACAAGGCTTCTCGACAAAGGACATTCACAAATTGTTGTTCTTCCCGTCTACCTGACACCAGGAGCAAACTACCATGAGCTTTACAGGATAATCACCTCATTAAACGACCTTGCAGGTGCCCACGGGGCCATAGGATTTGACGGGATACTCGTTGCCAGACCGCTTCTCATGAAAACCAGGGACTACTTTGAAACTGCGGAAGCAATCAACACGATATACGGGAAATCACTGGCCGGCGACGAGGCGGCAGTACTCGTCGCACCGACATCAGAAGGGGGTTCCGACACTGCACTCTGCCAGCTCCAGATGGTTTCAGACGACGTATGCAGGACCGGAAAAATTATAATTGGGGCAGTAGGCGGATATCCCGGAATAGAAAAGACTGAAAAACGCCTTGAACATATAGGCGCAAAGAAAGTAACCCTCATCCCCCTTTCAATCGTCTCAGGAATTCATGCGAGCATTGAAATTTCAGGAGATCAGAACCCTGATTCCTGGAAGAAAGCACTTGAGGCAAAAGGCTTCATTGTATCAGCCGACGAAAAATCCCTCGGGGAACATAACGAAATAATAAACCTGTTTTCGGAAAGACTACAGGACGCCGCAAAATCACATGGTTTTTTGAAATGA
- a CDS encoding type IV pilin N-terminal domain-containing protein: MKINATEAVSPVVGVMLMLVVTIIIASVVSAFAGGLAGSQEKTPQTTLGVEEVIEGFSPSNTDPGQFSNGLKFENTGGDTFSLNDIKIRLQSSDTKYTLTTTDKVNWSDTSVCLPEGITYNDGYFQKIGNTSTTDVTIAPGDKFMLYADSSLVSQDYSSLGYGIYPPKISWRPIGVKAGFGAYMNSKLEYQVIDKDSGRVISSGELYLTE, translated from the coding sequence ATGAAAATCAATGCAACTGAGGCCGTTTCTCCTGTTGTCGGGGTAATGCTGATGCTCGTTGTGACAATTATAATTGCATCGGTTGTCAGTGCCTTTGCCGGAGGTCTGGCAGGAAGTCAGGAAAAAACTCCCCAGACGACCCTGGGTGTTGAGGAAGTTATAGAAGGTTTTTCACCTAGTAACACAGACCCCGGTCAGTTCTCAAACGGGCTGAAGTTTGAAAATACTGGCGGAGATACATTTTCACTGAATGACATTAAAATTCGGTTGCAGAGTTCTGACACGAAGTACACTCTGACCACCACTGACAAGGTTAACTGGAGTGATACTTCCGTTTGTCTTCCGGAAGGGATTACATATAACGATGGTTATTTCCAAAAAATTGGAAACACATCAACAACAGACGTAACTATTGCTCCCGGCGACAAATTCATGCTTTACGCTGACAGTAGTTTAGTTTCGCAAGACTATTCATCTTTGGGATATGGTATATACCCGCCTAAAATTTCCTGGAGACCTATTGGCGTTAAGGCCGGGTTTGGAGCCTATATGAACTCAAAACTTGAATATCAGGTAATTGATAAAGACAGTGGAAGAGTTATTTCCAGCGGTGAGTTATATCTTACTGAATAA
- a CDS encoding type IV pilin N-terminal domain-containing protein has product MVDIMIKKEKRNAEAVSPVVGVMLMLVVTIIIASVVSAFSGGLVSNTQVAPQASIDVQVDTSADTTMGGTDYKMTFSLLSGDSIQTKNIAIVTYYENSSGHIYKNKQTATSNATDLYQYGTLTRVPFINDAKYGYAGDNPSVDFGNYTWSTGDVLSTGNIRGTAALLGLNVAESGDISDPDFGSGSVVDVKVLHVPSGQYIFDKEVIVK; this is encoded by the coding sequence ATGGTTGATATAATGATTAAAAAGGAAAAAAGAAATGCTGAGGCCGTATCCCCGGTTGTCGGTGTTATGCTGATGCTCGTTGTAACGATTATCATTGCATCGGTTGTCAGTGCTTTTTCGGGAGGTCTTGTGAGTAACACACAGGTGGCACCTCAGGCGTCAATAGATGTCCAGGTAGACACAAGTGCAGACACTACTATGGGGGGAACTGATTATAAAATGACGTTTTCACTGCTGAGCGGCGATTCTATTCAGACGAAGAATATTGCAATAGTTACTTATTATGAAAACAGTAGCGGGCATATATACAAGAACAAACAGACTGCAACCAGTAATGCTACAGACCTTTATCAATACGGCACTCTGACGAGAGTTCCTTTCATTAACGATGCCAAATACGGTTATGCCGGAGACAATCCTTCCGTAGATTTCGGGAATTATACCTGGTCTACCGGGGATGTTTTGAGTACAGGCAATATCCGTGGAACTGCGGCTCTTCTGGGGCTTAATGTAGCCGAATCCGGGGATATCAGTGACCCTGATTTCGGAAGCGGCAGTGTTGTCGATGTTAAGGTCCTGCATGTTCCCAGCGGTCAGTACATCTTTGACAAAGAGGTGATTGTAAAATGA
- a CDS encoding ABC transporter substrate-binding protein — MKKYQWIFIIAIILASVILAGCTDTTGLQSQNTDNKTITVTDDTGAQVTIQEYPKRIVSLAPSETEILYAINTNSSGISLVGRNDYDDYPPQVESIPSIGGPQTLSVESIVSKNPDLVITTTVADKTIIEQLKNLGIPVLIFKLNTFEDVYRNIETLGEALGLEKSADDLVSKMKENVSEIENMPHEAPTPKVMYVVSAGPMYVAGNNTLQSEMIDYAGGDNIFSDKDGYFVASDEAIIDRSPDVIIVPYSGMASGYDIKAQLMNDSDLKSVPAVENGKIYEVDDDIASRPGPRITQGLELFYKCINGGMQ; from the coding sequence ATGAAAAAATACCAGTGGATATTTATTATCGCAATTATTCTGGCCTCCGTGATTCTCGCCGGATGTACTGACACAACCGGTCTGCAGTCGCAGAACACGGACAACAAGACAATAACGGTTACAGACGACACCGGTGCACAGGTGACAATTCAGGAATACCCGAAAAGAATAGTCTCGCTTGCACCAAGTGAAACAGAGATACTCTATGCAATAAATACGAACAGCTCCGGGATTTCCCTTGTCGGAAGAAACGACTACGACGACTACCCGCCGCAGGTGGAATCAATACCCTCGATCGGCGGCCCGCAGACTCTGAGCGTAGAGTCAATAGTTTCAAAAAACCCCGACCTTGTGATAACGACAACTGTTGCGGACAAAACAATAATAGAACAATTGAAAAACCTTGGGATACCGGTTCTGATATTCAAACTGAACACTTTTGAAGACGTTTACAGAAACATAGAAACCCTTGGCGAGGCCCTCGGACTTGAAAAAAGTGCAGATGACCTTGTCTCCAAAATGAAGGAAAACGTTTCCGAAATTGAGAATATGCCTCACGAAGCCCCGACACCGAAAGTCATGTACGTGGTCTCGGCAGGCCCGATGTATGTCGCAGGAAACAACACACTCCAGAGTGAAATGATAGACTATGCCGGAGGAGACAATATATTTTCGGACAAAGACGGCTATTTCGTGGCATCGGACGAAGCCATAATAGACAGGTCGCCTGATGTCATAATAGTGCCATACAGCGGCATGGCTTCAGGTTACGATATTAAAGCGCAGCTTATGAACGATTCCGACCTGAAAAGCGTTCCGGCAGTAGAAAACGGAAAAATATACGAAGTTGATGACGATATCGCATCAAGACCGGGACCAAGAATTACACAGGGCCTGGAGCTGTTCTACAAATGTATAAACGGCGGAATGCAGTAA
- a CDS encoding iron ABC transporter permease, producing the protein MYKRRNAVIASAGLFVLTLAIMLFSTGVGESNISTDTVLAILLSPITGQTPFWSVGDQTIIMDIRLPRILLGALVGISLALSGAALQSLFKNPMADPFILGISNGAALGATIVFVYGSTWIFSFYSLPAMAFIFGLATIFLVYYVARVGNTVPVNTLLLSGIAISALFSAVNSFIMFTGGQNLQQIMFWTMGGLSGRGWDYVWIMLPFSIAGIIIMLYLSRQLNAMMFGEESAQYLGIEVEKLKKILLVTTALITSAAVSVSGIIGFVGLIIPHIVRLLTGPDHRILIPVSVFAGAIFIVVADMLARIIIAPAELPLGVITALCGAPFFLYLLRSKRGEL; encoded by the coding sequence ATGTATAAACGGCGGAATGCAGTAATAGCATCGGCGGGACTATTCGTCCTGACCCTTGCAATCATGCTTTTTTCAACGGGAGTCGGAGAATCAAATATCAGCACCGATACCGTGCTTGCAATACTCCTGAGTCCCATAACAGGGCAGACTCCTTTCTGGTCCGTGGGTGACCAGACCATCATAATGGACATACGCCTCCCGAGAATCCTTCTCGGTGCCCTTGTCGGAATAAGCCTTGCACTAAGCGGTGCAGCTTTACAGAGCCTCTTCAAAAACCCGATGGCTGACCCGTTCATACTCGGTATATCAAACGGGGCCGCGCTTGGTGCAACGATTGTCTTCGTGTACGGCTCTACATGGATATTTTCATTTTACAGCCTCCCGGCGATGGCTTTCATATTCGGCCTTGCGACCATCTTCCTCGTCTACTACGTTGCAAGAGTGGGCAATACCGTTCCCGTAAACACCCTCCTGTTATCGGGAATTGCCATATCAGCCCTTTTTTCGGCAGTAAACTCATTCATAATGTTTACCGGGGGCCAGAACCTCCAGCAGATTATGTTCTGGACGATGGGAGGCCTTTCGGGACGCGGATGGGACTATGTCTGGATAATGCTTCCTTTCTCGATTGCGGGAATTATAATAATGCTTTACCTGTCAAGACAGCTCAATGCAATGATGTTCGGCGAAGAATCGGCACAGTATCTTGGAATTGAAGTTGAAAAGCTCAAAAAGATACTTCTTGTAACAACAGCCCTTATAACAAGTGCGGCAGTCTCCGTAAGCGGCATAATAGGGTTTGTCGGTCTTATCATTCCGCACATAGTAAGACTCCTTACAGGACCTGACCACAGGATACTGATACCGGTATCCGTATTTGCAGGGGCCATATTCATCGTTGTCGCCGACATGCTCGCACGGATTATTATCGCCCCCGCCGAACTTCCGCTCGGGGTCATAACCGCCCTCTGCGGTGCACCGTTCTTCCTGTACCTGTTAAGGTCAAAGAGAGGTGAGCTGTAA
- a CDS encoding ABC transporter ATP-binding protein, producing the protein MPITVKNVKFGYSESHNVLEDMNFTCRDNRVTGIIGPNGCGKTTILKIIAGYLRPQAGAVYYNDTPADSLSSAELAKKRAVVEQSVYSPFSFPVYDYVMLGRTPYQKSFTADSGEDHIIVTESLRDTNTISFQNRKINELSGGELQRVMIARALAQQPEYLLLDEPTSHLDIRQQLELMKLLSGISREKSILCIIHEINQASAYCNDIVLTKGGYVMKDGNAADVLTAENIEDVFGVLAMQYSHPGGGQKQFLFSLPPESRSEKKLHIHVITGEGRGRQILLSLKSVGFKVTAGILNEGDQDYETCRSSGIEVVSAPPFSKYSDYEIMQLKKLCDEADAIVYIATNTGTGNLANLQTACEYIRKKEFFFVNTDKSIKKIDKTGGEATKILDYMNKNAKVLSDVDELLSEII; encoded by the coding sequence ATGCCAATTACGGTTAAGAATGTAAAATTCGGATACAGCGAATCTCACAACGTCCTTGAAGACATGAACTTTACGTGCCGCGACAACAGAGTTACCGGAATTATCGGCCCGAACGGTTGTGGAAAGACGACAATATTAAAGATAATAGCAGGATATCTCAGGCCGCAGGCTGGGGCTGTTTACTATAACGATACTCCTGCAGACTCCCTTTCCTCAGCCGAACTTGCAAAGAAACGTGCTGTCGTAGAACAAAGCGTATATTCACCTTTCTCGTTTCCGGTATACGATTACGTGATGCTCGGGCGGACGCCATACCAGAAAAGTTTCACCGCCGACTCCGGGGAAGACCACATAATAGTCACGGAAAGTCTCAGGGATACAAACACTATCTCCTTTCAGAACAGGAAAATAAACGAACTCTCCGGAGGAGAACTCCAGAGGGTGATGATAGCACGTGCCCTTGCACAACAGCCTGAATACCTCCTCCTTGACGAGCCGACTTCACATCTTGATATAAGGCAGCAGCTTGAACTTATGAAGCTTCTCTCGGGAATTTCCAGAGAGAAATCCATACTCTGCATAATACACGAAATTAACCAGGCCTCCGCATACTGCAACGACATAGTCCTCACAAAAGGCGGTTACGTCATGAAGGACGGAAACGCTGCTGACGTTTTAACGGCCGAAAACATAGAGGATGTGTTCGGAGTCCTTGCAATGCAGTACTCTCACCCGGGAGGAGGCCAGAAACAGTTCTTATTCTCCCTCCCACCGGAGAGCAGGTCTGAGAAAAAACTTCATATTCATGTCATAACCGGCGAGGGAAGAGGAAGACAGATACTCCTGTCGCTTAAATCGGTCGGTTTCAAAGTCACGGCAGGAATTTTAAACGAAGGCGACCAGGACTATGAGACCTGCAGATCCTCTGGAATTGAAGTCGTATCGGCACCTCCGTTTTCGAAATACTCGGACTATGAAATAATGCAGTTAAAGAAACTATGCGATGAAGCTGACGCGATTGTATACATTGCAACGAACACAGGTACAGGAAACCTTGCAAACCTTCAGACCGCATGTGAATACATCAGAAAGAAAGAATTCTTCTTTGTAAACACGGACAAATCCATAAAAAAGATTGATAAAACAGGCGGAGAAGCGACTAAAATCCTCGATTACATGAATAAAAATGCTAAAGTATTATCAGATGTGGACGAACTGTTATCAGAAATTATATAA
- a CDS encoding cob(I)yrinic acid a,c-diamide adenosyltransferase, whose amino-acid sequence MWTNCYQKLYKENRAVLFKERTEEMDKGYIQINTGKGKGKTTAALGTCIRTLIAGKKVFFGQFIKGQETAELKLPDYFSGFHIEQFGEGCFIFREPDENDIELANNGLLKCGEALGSGDYDLVVMDEVNPAIHYGLLKTEDVIKVLQNKNEKTEAILTGRYAPPELIELADLVTEMRKIKHYYDNGVAARKGIEF is encoded by the coding sequence ATGTGGACGAACTGTTATCAGAAATTATATAAAGAGAACAGGGCAGTTTTATTTAAGGAGAGGACAGAAGAAATGGATAAAGGCTATATCCAGATAAATACGGGAAAAGGGAAAGGAAAAACCACAGCCGCACTTGGCACATGCATCCGGACCCTGATAGCAGGAAAGAAAGTTTTCTTCGGGCAGTTCATAAAAGGTCAGGAGACAGCGGAACTAAAACTTCCAGATTATTTCAGCGGATTTCATATCGAACAGTTCGGAGAGGGGTGCTTTATATTCAGGGAACCCGACGAAAACGATATAGAACTTGCAAATAATGGCCTTTTGAAATGTGGGGAAGCCCTTGGTTCAGGTGATTATGACCTTGTCGTAATGGACGAAGTCAACCCTGCAATACACTACGGCCTTTTGAAGACAGAGGACGTTATAAAAGTCCTCCAGAACAAAAATGAAAAGACCGAAGCTATTCTTACAGGAAGATACGCTCCACCGGAGCTTATAGAACTTGCGGACCTTGTCACGGAAATGAGAAAGATTAAGCATTATTATGACAACGGAGTTGCGGCAAGAAAAGGCATAGAATTTTAA
- a CDS encoding energy-coupling factor transporter transmembrane protein EcfT — translation MAEILQYKRIDGIFHSMNALTKIIFLVFVILISIVSTKPEIIAGLVVVLFLMSVAGKFSKELLKQVPMLIFLSLGLLILTILTMQSGDVAGYLIPSFIPVIGGHIPVTSGALNFALVLSLRFFAMLFAFQILILSTQPRDLVHALQKMRLPVDYTLMLLIAIRFIPSLQLEGKRIHEAQLARAYNPGSGVSGKIKSLAPVMIPLVSNALGKANVLGLTIDLRGLRIMKRTPLADKEYSKADYLLAGLLVIFAAVIMFMWTKGNFP, via the coding sequence ATGGCGGAAATATTACAGTATAAGAGGATAGACGGAATTTTTCACTCGATGAATGCCCTCACGAAGATCATATTTCTTGTTTTCGTTATTTTAATCTCCATTGTTTCTACGAAGCCGGAGATTATCGCAGGTCTTGTGGTGGTTCTTTTCCTTATGTCTGTTGCTGGGAAGTTCTCAAAGGAGCTTTTAAAACAGGTTCCTATGCTGATATTCCTTTCACTCGGACTTTTAATCCTGACAATCCTTACAATGCAGTCCGGTGATGTCGCAGGTTATCTTATACCATCGTTTATACCTGTTATAGGCGGTCATATCCCTGTTACTTCGGGTGCACTGAACTTTGCGCTGGTTCTCTCGCTGAGATTTTTTGCAATGCTTTTTGCGTTCCAGATCCTTATTCTGTCGACACAGCCAAGAGACCTTGTGCATGCACTCCAGAAAATGAGGCTTCCGGTCGACTACACACTGATGCTTCTTATTGCGATAAGGTTTATTCCAAGTCTTCAGCTCGAAGGGAAAAGGATTCATGAGGCCCAGCTTGCAAGGGCCTACAATCCGGGAAGTGGAGTTTCAGGCAAAATAAAGTCGCTTGCGCCAGTTATGATACCCCTTGTGTCAAACGCCCTTGGAAAGGCGAATGTTCTCGGCCTTACAATAGATTTGAGGGGGCTTAGGATAATGAAGAGGACGCCTCTTGCGGATAAGGAGTACTCAAAAGCCGACTATCTTCTGGCAGGTCTCCTGGTAATCTTTGCAGCGGTAATTATGTTTATGTGGACAAAGGGGAATTTCCCGTAA